A region from the Benincasa hispida cultivar B227 chromosome 8, ASM972705v1, whole genome shotgun sequence genome encodes:
- the LOC120082571 gene encoding sm-like protein LSM8 isoform X1 codes for MASGPGLESLVDQTISVITNDGRNIVGVLKGFDQATNIILDESHERVYSTKEGVQQLVLGLYIIRGDNISIVGELDEELDSNLDLSKLRAHPLKPVIH; via the exons ATGGCAAGTGGACCTGGACTCGAATCTCTGGTTGATC aaacaatATCAGTTATCACAAATGACGGCCGCAATATAGTG GGAGTGTTGAAAGGGTTTGACCAGGCTACAAATATTATCCTTGATGAATCTCATGAACGTGTTTACTCAACCAAG GAAGGCGTTCAGCAACTTGTTTTGGGTCTATATATAATCAGAGGCGACAATAT AAGCATTGTTGGGGAGCTAGATGAGGAACTTGATTCTAATCTGGACTTGTCCAAATTGAGAGCCCATCCTCTCAAACCTGTGATTCATTAA
- the LOC120082571 gene encoding sm-like protein LSM8 isoform X2 gives MASGPGLESLVDQTISVITNDGRNIVGVLKGFDQATNIILDESHERVYSTKELKTMHLPFESAGRRSATCFGSIYNQRRQYKHCWGAR, from the exons ATGGCAAGTGGACCTGGACTCGAATCTCTGGTTGATC aaacaatATCAGTTATCACAAATGACGGCCGCAATATAGTG GGAGTGTTGAAAGGGTTTGACCAGGCTACAAATATTATCCTTGATGAATCTCATGAACGTGTTTACTCAACCAAG GAATTGAAGACTATGCATTTGCCCTTTGAATCTGCAGGAAGGCGTTCAGCAACTTGTTTTGGGTCTATATATAATCAGAGGCGACAATAT AAGCATTGTTGGGGAGCTAGATGA